One Photobacterium sp. TY1-4 genomic window carries:
- a CDS encoding 2-hydroxymuconic semialdehyde dehydrogenase, whose protein sequence is MKEFKNFINGEFVTTASGKQFENRNPVDNSLIGLVHEAGEPEVAAAVAAAQAAMKGPWGKMSQAERIKLLDRVAARINERFDEFLDAECKDTGKPRSIASHIDIPRGAANFKAFSETLANHPTEAFKLDTPDGQGALNYGHRQPKGVIAVICPWNLPLLLMTWKVGPALACGNTVVVKPSEETPATATLLGEVMNECGVPAGVYNVVHGFGPDSAGAFLTTHPDIDAITFTGETRTGEVIMRAASVGLRNISLECGGKNPGIVFADCDLDKAIEGTMRSAFVNCGQVCLGTERVYVERPIFNEFVQRLKAGVEQLKLGRPEDAGVDFGPLVSQEHKEKVLSYYSLAVEEGANVVIGGGVPEMGPELNEGAWVEPTIWTGLADDARVVTEEIFGPCCHIRPFDTEEEVIALANNTKYGLSATVWTENTSRACRVAESLEVGIAWVNSWFLRDLRTAFGGAKESGIGREGGVHGLEFYTELKNVCIKL, encoded by the coding sequence ATGAAAGAGTTTAAGAACTTTATTAACGGTGAATTTGTCACCACGGCGAGCGGTAAACAGTTTGAAAACCGCAATCCCGTGGATAACAGCCTGATCGGTCTGGTGCACGAAGCCGGTGAACCGGAAGTGGCTGCGGCTGTGGCTGCGGCCCAGGCCGCGATGAAGGGGCCGTGGGGCAAGATGTCACAGGCAGAGCGGATCAAATTGTTAGACCGGGTTGCCGCCCGGATCAATGAGCGATTTGACGAGTTTCTGGATGCGGAGTGTAAAGATACCGGCAAACCCCGCTCGATTGCCTCACATATTGATATTCCCCGTGGCGCGGCCAATTTCAAAGCCTTCTCGGAAACGCTGGCCAACCATCCGACCGAAGCGTTCAAGCTCGATACCCCGGACGGCCAAGGGGCGCTGAACTATGGCCATCGTCAACCGAAAGGGGTGATCGCCGTCATTTGTCCCTGGAACCTCCCGCTGCTGCTGATGACCTGGAAAGTCGGCCCGGCGCTCGCTTGCGGCAATACCGTGGTGGTCAAGCCATCGGAAGAAACACCGGCGACGGCAACCTTGCTGGGTGAAGTCATGAACGAGTGTGGTGTACCGGCAGGCGTGTACAACGTGGTCCATGGCTTCGGTCCGGACTCTGCGGGGGCATTTCTGACCACCCATCCGGATATCGATGCCATCACCTTTACCGGTGAAACTCGCACTGGTGAAGTGATTATGCGGGCCGCTTCGGTGGGTTTGCGCAATATCTCACTTGAATGCGGTGGCAAGAACCCGGGCATCGTCTTTGCCGACTGCGATCTCGACAAAGCCATTGAAGGCACCATGCGTTCGGCCTTTGTGAACTGTGGTCAGGTTTGTCTGGGAACCGAGCGGGTCTATGTCGAACGTCCGATTTTCAATGAATTTGTCCAGCGTCTGAAAGCAGGCGTCGAACAATTGAAGCTGGGGCGTCCGGAAGATGCCGGGGTCGATTTCGGACCCTTGGTCAGTCAAGAGCACAAAGAAAAAGTGCTCTCTTACTACAGCCTGGCGGTTGAAGAGGGGGCCAATGTGGTGATCGGCGGCGGCGTGCCGGAGATGGGACCGGAACTCAACGAGGGTGCATGGGTCGAGCCGACTATCTGGACCGGGCTGGCTGACGATGCCCGTGTGGTCACCGAGGAGATTTTCGGCCCGTGCTGCCATATCCGTCCGTTTGATACCGAAGAAGAAGTGATCGCACTGGCGAACAACACCAAATATGGCCTGTCAGCGACGGTGTGGACCGAGAATACGTCCCGTGCCTGCCGGGTTGCAGAGTCATTGGAGGTGGGTATTGCCTGGGTCAACAGCTGGTTCCTGCGCGACCTGCGTACCGCTTTCGGCGGGGCCAAAGAGTCCGGTATCGGGCGCGAAGGCGGGGTGCATGGGCTGGAATTCTATACCGAACTGAAAAATGTCTGCATCAAGCTGTGA
- a CDS encoding NADH:ubiquinone reductase (Na(+)-transporting) subunit F produces the protein MTYEVTVEPTGDVIEVEEGQTILDAAQRQGVWLPFACGHGTCGTCKITVTEGDVDVGEASSFALMDIERDEGVVLACCAIPESDLTIEADVDVDPDFLGHPVQDYQGVVTDIRDLSPTIKGLVLQLDDDIAFQAGQYVNLHIPGVEGTRAFSIASKPSEHRALELHVRLVPGGAATTYIHEQLAVGDTLKVSGPYGQFFTRKSDARDVIFIAGGSGLSSPQSMILDLLEAGDPRQIYLFQGARNVSELYHRELFEQLAQQHANFFYIPALNEPEDSDDWQGFQGFVHEAAQDYFDNKFNGYKAYLCGPPPMIDAAVTALIQGRLFERDIHMERFVTAADGANEQTRSALFKRI, from the coding sequence ATGACATATGAAGTGACGGTTGAGCCAACGGGCGATGTCATTGAAGTTGAAGAGGGGCAGACGATTCTGGATGCTGCCCAGCGGCAGGGGGTCTGGTTGCCTTTTGCTTGCGGCCACGGCACCTGCGGTACGTGCAAGATCACGGTCACCGAAGGAGATGTCGATGTCGGGGAGGCGTCTTCGTTCGCGCTGATGGATATTGAGCGAGACGAAGGCGTGGTTCTGGCCTGCTGCGCCATCCCGGAGTCGGATCTCACCATTGAAGCGGATGTGGATGTCGACCCGGATTTCCTCGGCCATCCTGTTCAGGATTATCAAGGCGTGGTCACCGACATTCGCGACCTGTCGCCGACTATTAAGGGGCTGGTCCTGCAATTGGATGATGACATTGCCTTTCAGGCCGGTCAGTACGTCAACCTGCATATTCCCGGGGTTGAAGGGACCCGCGCGTTCTCGATTGCGAGCAAGCCGTCGGAACATCGTGCGCTGGAATTGCATGTCCGTCTGGTGCCCGGTGGCGCGGCGACCACCTACATCCATGAGCAACTGGCAGTCGGGGATACCCTGAAGGTCTCCGGACCTTATGGCCAGTTCTTTACCCGGAAGTCGGATGCCAGAGATGTCATTTTCATCGCCGGTGGCTCGGGGCTGTCCAGCCCGCAGTCGATGATCCTGGACCTGCTGGAGGCCGGCGATCCACGCCAGATTTACTTGTTTCAGGGCGCACGCAATGTCTCTGAACTCTATCACCGGGAGCTGTTCGAGCAGCTGGCACAACAACATGCCAATTTCTTCTATATCCCGGCTTTGAATGAGCCTGAAGACAGTGATGACTGGCAGGGCTTTCAGGGGTTTGTGCATGAAGCTGCACAGGACTATTTCGACAATAAATTCAATGGTTATAAGGCCTACTTGTGTGGTCCGCCGCCCATGATTGATGCGGCCGTGACGGCACTGATTCAGGGCCGGTTGTTCGAGCGCGATATCCATATGGAACGCTTTGTCACGGCTGCCGATGGTGCGAATGAGCAAACACGTTCGGCGCTGTTCAAACGCATTTAA
- a CDS encoding catechol 2,3-dioxygenase, whose amino-acid sequence MKKGVIRPGHVQLRVLDMHEALNHYRDLLGLIEVETDSQGRVYLKGWTEVDKFSVVLREADAPGMDFMGFKVMSNAVLDQLQQALVAYGCPVEEIPAGELNGCGRRVRFEAPTGHLFELYAEKENTGKWGVSQVNPEAWPQDLKGMKAKRFDHCLLYGPNIEGTCALFQEVLGFDLAEQVVDPEGNKAGAFITASMKAHDVAFIECPDKGKFHHASFFLETWEEVLRAADLISMTNTSLDIGPTRHGLTHGKTIYFFDPSGNRTEVFCGGDYHYPDHEPVTWTTEQLGKAIFYHDRQLNERFLTALT is encoded by the coding sequence ATGAAAAAAGGTGTTATTCGCCCGGGGCATGTCCAGCTCCGTGTATTAGACATGCATGAAGCATTGAATCACTACCGCGATCTGCTGGGCCTGATTGAGGTGGAAACGGACAGTCAGGGCCGGGTGTACCTGAAGGGCTGGACTGAAGTCGATAAATTCTCCGTGGTGCTGCGCGAAGCTGACGCACCGGGCATGGACTTCATGGGCTTTAAGGTGATGAGTAACGCGGTGCTGGATCAGTTGCAACAAGCGCTGGTGGCATACGGCTGCCCGGTGGAAGAAATCCCGGCCGGCGAGCTGAATGGTTGCGGTCGCCGGGTTCGCTTTGAAGCACCGACCGGGCATTTGTTTGAGTTGTATGCCGAGAAAGAAAACACCGGCAAATGGGGCGTATCGCAGGTGAATCCGGAAGCATGGCCCCAGGATCTGAAAGGCATGAAAGCCAAGCGGTTTGATCATTGCCTGCTGTATGGCCCGAATATCGAAGGAACCTGTGCACTGTTTCAGGAGGTACTGGGATTTGATCTGGCAGAGCAGGTGGTGGATCCGGAAGGTAATAAAGCCGGTGCTTTTATTACCGCCAGCATGAAGGCCCATGATGTGGCGTTTATTGAATGTCCGGACAAGGGCAAATTCCACCATGCTTCTTTCTTCCTCGAAACCTGGGAAGAGGTGTTGCGCGCTGCGGATCTGATCTCCATGACCAATACTTCACTGGATATCGGGCCGACCCGTCATGGTCTGACGCACGGCAAAACCATCTATTTCTTCGACCCTTCCGGGAACCGCACTGAAGTGTTCTGCGGCGGCGATTACCACTACCCGGATCACGAGCCGGTCACCTGGACGACCGAGCAACTGGGCAAGGCGATTTTCTACCACGATCGCCAGCTGAACGAACGGTTCCTGACCGCACTCACCTGA
- a CDS encoding phenol hydroxylase subunit P4, producing MPVKAITPDYQGEKLDKFENFHGNQVVYVGWDHHLMFCAPFAYPVSPEMPFQTLLTEVMPEAFGLHPEFQDIDWESAQWKLDEADFIPQPQVGLAAQGIGHKSVLRFHTPGLNGYQGAGV from the coding sequence ATGCCCGTTAAAGCAATCACGCCGGACTATCAAGGCGAAAAACTCGATAAGTTTGAAAACTTTCATGGCAATCAGGTCGTTTACGTCGGTTGGGATCACCACCTGATGTTTTGTGCGCCCTTTGCGTATCCGGTATCGCCCGAGATGCCGTTTCAGACCCTGCTCACCGAAGTGATGCCGGAGGCATTTGGCCTGCATCCGGAGTTTCAGGATATCGACTGGGAAAGCGCTCAATGGAAACTGGATGAAGCCGATTTCATTCCCCAGCCGCAGGTTGGATTAGCGGCTCAGGGGATCGGCCATAAATCGGTGTTGCGCTTTCACACGCCGGGTCTGAATGGCTATCAGGGCGCGGGTGTTTAA
- a CDS encoding MmoB/DmpM family protein: MSKVYIALQDNDESRYIVEAIEEDNPDVTVIHMPAMIRVEKNGRLVVRRESVEEKMGRAWDVQELHLNLITLGGNVEEDDDELSLHWNE; the protein is encoded by the coding sequence ATGTCCAAGGTTTATATCGCACTGCAAGATAATGATGAATCTCGCTATATCGTTGAAGCTATTGAAGAAGATAACCCGGATGTCACCGTGATACACATGCCGGCCATGATCCGTGTAGAAAAAAACGGTCGGCTGGTGGTTCGCCGGGAATCGGTTGAAGAGAAGATGGGCCGCGCTTGGGATGTGCAGGAGTTGCATCTGAACCTGATCACTCTGGGTGGCAACGTCGAAGAAGACGACGATGAACTCTCTTTACACTGGAACGAGTAA
- a CDS encoding aromatic/alkene/methane monooxygenase hydroxylase/oxygenase subunit alpha: protein MAAKKLNIKDKYRLLTRDLDWEYSYQDRKAAFPYEEFEGIKITDWSKWEDPFRLTMDAYWKYQAEKEKKLYAIFDAFAQNNGHLNVSDPRYVNAIKLFLSAVTPLEYQAYQGFAHTGRQFGGVGARIACQMQSLDELRHVQTQIHAMSHFNKFFDGFQDFSHMHDRVWYLSVPKSFFNDARAAGPFEFMIAIGFSFEYVLTNLLFVPFMSGAAHNGDMATVTFGFSAQSDEARHMTLGLEIIKFLLEQHEDNVPIVQKWIDKWFWRGARLLSVVSMMMDYMLPNKVMSWKEAWEVYFEEAGGALFKDLARYGIRMPKYADVIEKEKEHLSHQTWWTFYTHGQATGFHTWIPTDEELDWLSEKYPETFDKYYRPRWELAKEMEAKGERFYTKALPQLCTICQVPMLFTDMDNPTQTVYRSSQYEGERYHFCSDGCKDIFDDEPEKYVQSWLPVHQIFQGNCGGPDLTDVLGEFYKMNLGADNLDMKGSPDEQRWNQWKGKA, encoded by the coding sequence ATGGCTGCGAAAAAGCTCAATATTAAAGATAAGTACCGCCTGCTGACCCGCGATCTCGACTGGGAATATTCTTATCAGGATCGCAAAGCGGCGTTTCCCTACGAAGAGTTCGAAGGGATCAAAATCACCGACTGGTCCAAGTGGGAAGACCCGTTCCGTTTAACCATGGATGCCTACTGGAAATATCAGGCTGAGAAGGAAAAGAAACTCTACGCCATCTTTGACGCCTTTGCCCAGAACAATGGCCACCTCAATGTGTCGGATCCGCGATATGTGAACGCGATTAAGCTGTTTCTCTCGGCCGTGACGCCGCTTGAGTATCAAGCCTATCAGGGATTTGCACACACCGGCCGTCAGTTTGGCGGCGTAGGGGCGCGGATTGCCTGCCAGATGCAGTCGCTCGATGAGCTGCGTCATGTCCAGACTCAGATCCATGCCATGAGTCACTTCAATAAGTTCTTTGACGGCTTTCAGGACTTCAGCCACATGCACGATCGGGTGTGGTATCTGTCCGTGCCGAAGTCATTTTTCAATGACGCCCGCGCGGCTGGCCCTTTCGAGTTCATGATCGCCATCGGATTCTCGTTTGAATATGTCCTGACCAATCTGCTGTTCGTCCCCTTCATGTCCGGAGCGGCGCACAACGGCGATATGGCAACCGTGACCTTCGGCTTTTCAGCCCAGTCGGATGAAGCCCGCCATATGACCTTGGGTCTGGAAATCATCAAATTCCTGCTGGAACAGCATGAAGACAATGTGCCGATCGTCCAGAAATGGATCGACAAGTGGTTCTGGCGCGGTGCGCGCTTACTGAGCGTCGTATCGATGATGATGGACTACATGTTGCCGAACAAGGTGATGTCATGGAAAGAGGCGTGGGAAGTCTATTTCGAGGAAGCGGGCGGCGCACTGTTTAAAGATCTGGCGCGTTACGGGATCCGGATGCCGAAATACGCCGATGTGATCGAAAAAGAGAAAGAGCACCTGTCCCACCAGACCTGGTGGACCTTCTACACCCATGGTCAGGCGACCGGATTCCACACCTGGATCCCGACCGACGAAGAGCTGGACTGGTTATCCGAAAAATACCCGGAAACTTTTGATAAGTACTACCGTCCTCGCTGGGAGCTGGCGAAAGAGATGGAAGCCAAAGGCGAGCGCTTCTACACCAAGGCATTGCCGCAACTGTGCACCATCTGTCAGGTTCCGATGCTGTTTACCGACATGGATAACCCAACCCAAACGGTTTACCGCAGCAGCCAGTATGAAGGGGAGCGTTACCACTTCTGCTCCGATGGCTGTAAAGACATTTTCGATGACGAGCCGGAGAAATATGTGCAGTCCTGGCTGCCGGTCCATCAGATCTTCCAGGGCAACTGCGGTGGTCCCGACCTGACGGACGTTCTGGGTGAGTTCTACAAGATGAATCTGGGGGCGGACAATCTGGATATGAAAGGCTCACCGGATGAGCAGCGTTGGAATCAATGGAAAGGCAAAGCCTGA
- a CDS encoding 2Fe-2S iron-sulfur cluster binding domain-containing protein — translation MATEASGPDATTYRISVVNRNQQYSCRPDDTLLAGMELKGARCIHVGCRSGGCGMCKIRIIAGEFESKRMSRLHVTEAEAQQGFALSCRVLPRSDMVIESDHFKPTQ, via the coding sequence ATGGCAACAGAGGCATCGGGTCCTGACGCGACGACATACCGTATTTCTGTGGTGAACCGAAACCAGCAATACAGCTGCCGCCCGGATGACACGCTTCTGGCGGGCATGGAGTTGAAAGGTGCCCGGTGCATTCACGTCGGGTGTCGGAGCGGCGGGTGCGGGATGTGCAAAATCCGGATTATTGCCGGTGAATTTGAAAGCAAGCGCATGAGTCGTTTGCACGTCACGGAAGCTGAAGCGCAACAAGGATTTGCCCTGTCATGCCGGGTGTTGCCGCGCAGCGATATGGTCATCGAGTCGGATCATTTTAAACCGACTCAATAA